The window CCCTTGAcgttgtcgtcggcctcgccgccgccctcggctccGACTTTGGCGAGTTGTGGAAGATCTTCGAGAAGCCTGTGCTCAAGCTGGCCAGCTCCACCGAGGATCTGCACCGCtccaccgccgtcggcaccatTGCCGAGATGACCAAGtacgtcggtgccggcatcACACCCTTCACCGAATCGGTCTGCCAGGCCCTGGCGCGCCGCCTGTCGGATCCTGACCCTCTGGCCAAGTCTAACGCGGCCTATGCCATGGGTCTGCTGATCCTGAACTCCAACGACACGAACAAGACGATCCCCCTGTACCCTCAGCTGTGGGAGAAGCTTGAGCCGCTCCTATCCCTGCAGGAGATGCGCATGACGGATAACGTATCCGGTTGCCTGTCCCGAATGATGATGAAGCATCCCGACGGCGGTTTTGTCGCTCAGGCGCTGCCCGCCATTGTCAACGTCCTTCCCCTGACCGAGGACTACGAGGAGAACGAGCCGATCTTCCAGAACATCTACAAGCTCTATGAGCAAGGCAACGAAACGGTCCAGCAGCTGACGCCCCAGCTGGTTGGCATTTTCGAAAAGGTCATGGCCGCGCCGGAGGATCAGCTGGAGAATGATACCCGGGAGATGCTGCGGAGGACGGTGCAGATGCTGTACAAGGCGAAGCCAGACTTGGTGTCTGCCAATTTGCTGCAGCTGGCTGGCGCGCAGTAAGTGAATGAGGACACGAGACATGAACCTTGATGAGCAAAACAGACGGTGGAGATTTATACCTTGAACGAGTTTAATACATATCCTGTTCCATTTCCCTGCCAACTTGTCAATGGAACGGTCCTTGATACGTCGTGTCGTGTCAATGCCGCCTCATGAGATCCATCATCTTCTCCCGTACATTCAAGCCTAGAATACGGGTACATGATGAGTCGCACGGGAAACCGTTCCGAGTTTCCATTGAACAACACATCTAtctacaactaagtactttGACTGCTTATTGCTACCTAGACTGCCTATGTGACCTGCTTCAGCATGAATGGGGGCATAATCAGAAACAAAAATGCTAACGCCTGCCATGAGAGCCGAAGTAGTCGGTGGCTTCCTCCATGATCATCAATGCTACCAAATGCGCTTCGCCACCATCTCGTAACGCCACACTCCTTGGTACTCGCCCTTGCCGCCAGCGTCTTTGTTTCTCGTGAGACCTTCCGTCTTGTCCACGTTGATCCAGCGTCGCTTGTcttcgccgacctcgacgtcggcccgACCACCCACCCGACTGCCCTGCGCGTCGTAGGACTCGGGTTCGGCGAGGCCTCGCGCAATCAGGGCCTCCTTCTGCTTCATGGCAGAGTATCGGTTACGCGCGTACTTGAGCAGCACCATGCCGAGGAGCAGTTTGAGCATGAGGAGAACAAGGAAGGCgatgaagaagacgacgaccatGGTGAGGGCGGCGATTACATCGTCAGACGTCCAAGAGTACCACCGACGCGAATTCAGGGGCGAACCGTAGGGGTAGCCAAAGGTGGCGCGTCCGAGCGACGTCCGAAGCAGCGTATCGAACCGGTTGAGGGCCGCCATCATGGCGggagacgtcggcgtcgcagaCTCCTCACTAAGGGACGTctgcgtcgagggcggcgccggcatcgggATGTGGGTCGACAGGAACATGTGGTAGGTCTGGATCGACGCACGAATGAAGAGGCACGACAGCGGGATGACGGCGAGTCCGAGTCGTCGGGTGAGAGATGGTGCGACAAAGGCCTGTCCTGTCAGttcgcgtcgacgccgcgggGCGGGCTCGACTTACATTCGTGTAGTAATCCTTGCAGAGGATGTCGAGGGTCCGACTGTAAAAGGCGGGCTTGATGTTGTTGAACTTGGTCACGTACGCGTGCTTGATGGTGTCGACAAGCATCTCGCTGCCGATAACGATCAAGAAGGGCGACAGGACCTCCCCAGACATTATCCACGACGGCAAGAAGGTAAAGCTAGGCGGCAGGACGGACGATGAGCGGTTTGGCGTCGATCCGGAGATGTCCTCGAGTACCGAGTCGGAGCCCGCTCCTGGAACGGAGAGGCCGCCCACCTCGACGATGTTTCGCATGCCAATGATGAGCAGCATGATCCAGAGATGGAAGCGCTCCACAATGTCGGCGCAGGTGAGCTGGAACAGGTTGTCCTTCTCGAAGCGCTTGAAGACAGTGCTTTTGATCTCGACAAACTGGTTGGACAGCAGGAGGGTGAGGAGCGCGTTGGAGTACGAGTTGACGGCCACGTTCAGGGTGATGACCTGGTAGTAGAGGGAGATGGAGTGGAGGCAGTTGTATGACAAGGCGAGCATGAACATGCCGAGCGGCAAGAGGACCTTGGAGCGGCCCATGGCGTTTCGCGACAGCGTCTCGGTGCTGAAGAGGCACTCGAGAATGtcctggccgagggcggagaggagtcggtcgccgacctcgaggatGTTGTAGATGACGTACAGCTTGATGGCGGACTGGGCGCGGATGAAGTGGTACATGCGGCTCGCATCGAGGGTCATGAGAGCGAGGGAGCTGCaggcgatgacggcaccCTGCAGTAGGTCCGCCTTGTGAAAGGCCGAGAGGGTAGAAGGCGTCGATCTGGCCCTCCGCTGCCGAAAGGTACCGGTCTTCGGTCCGGGGTCGCGGGAGCCAAGGGCCATCCTCGGCTgctcggccttggcgtcgATGCGCAGGTCCGACCTCGGATTCTGCAGGCGCTCGCGGGCGGCCGAAGGTGTCCCATTCTCCACGACGGGTTCGCTCGCGACGCTTCGGCCCCTCGATCTCGGTCTCTCGGGCTccgagccgacggcggcagagACGTCGGTCAGCAGGAGGCCTCTGtcgcgccgccctcgtcgccacaGTCGTCGCCCGCCATTCCAGAAGAAAGCGAGGAGGCGGATCAATTTCTTGCCCGCGGCATCGGCCCACCACTTGACCAGCACGGCCAGGGCTATGACAAACCTGATGGGTAAAATGGTGAAGGTGTAGAGCCAAGCGTCGAGACAGGCCAAGGCACCAAAGTACAGCGTCCTTTCGAGATAGGGGGGCATGAGAAGGACGTTCTTGAGTCGCTCGAATTTGATGGCGTTGGACTCGTACGGCATGTCGCTGAAGTAAGACTGGTGGACATATAGCGGGCTGGGTCGTTGAGCGGCCAGCTCGAGCTGCAGGTGGGTCGGCAGAGACATGGGAGGGAGCGGTATCATGGACGGCATCGGGGAGGGCGGTCGCGGAGAGGAAgccggcttcgccgtcggaggAGCCATGGCgccatggacggcggcggggccCGTCTTGCTGGCGGGCGAGTACGACGGGTGGTCGAAAATGTTGTAGGTGCCGGTTCCGTCACTGTTCAGGTTcaaaggcggcggcctgcCGGGTGGGTGGGAAAGGAAGGAATAGACGTCGGACAATGCAGAGTAGggcgaggcgtcgacggactGGATGCGGGACGTCGGGGGCGTCGACAGGGTCCGCGGGGATGGCGAGTGCAGCGATCGATGTCGAGTGTCCATGGACTCCCAacggcctcttcctcgcgATTCTGGATGAGGACTGCTGGCGTGAAGGAATCCGTTGAAGGCAGAGTCGGCCAGCGGCAGGGGAGAATAGTGTCGGAAGGCGTCGCGTGGGAGAGAGGAGCGCCAGGCGAGGTCCTGGTCGACCGAGGCGCGGTGGGGAGGCGCCGGGGCGATGGGTAGAGACTCGGGCGAGTTCATCAGCTCCTGCATCTCGGCAGCGGACAGCTTGTGGACGCTGTCCTGGCTCTGCGTCTTTTTGATGCATCTGCTCCCGCTgagccttggcggcggcggcggcggcggctggtgctgctggtgctgcagTTGTTGAGAGCGATGGTTGGAAATCTGGCCATTGTCGGGCATCTGGCCATTGTTGGGTCCCGAGGCTGCGGGCGACGTGGAGCGGCCCCGGCTTTGGCTTCGATGCCTCGAATGACCATGACGCATATCCAGATGGCTCGActcggcagcgtcgccgtgAGGGTAgggtgccggcgtcgacgaaggATCCATCGTCGAAGTCAGCGATGGGGGCTGCTGGTTCGAAATGATGGGAttcgccgcggccgccatcaCTGCGTCTGCTGCACCATCTCCACCCGTGCCtttgtgctcgtgctcgcgggcgttgtcgagctcggcgtcttGCTCGTGACGGGTAAAGCGAAAGGATGCAGAAAATGGGGGGGGGCACTAGCAAAGGATGGTGCAAGGTTGAGGGTGCGTTTGGTGCGTGCGTTTGGTGCGTGGGTTGGGTGCGTGGGTTGGGTGCGTGAGTCGGGTGCGTGCGTGTGGttggcagcagcaggcagcCGTCTTTGGTCGACGTTGGCGGCGGACACCTATTACAAGCGTACTTGGACTATTATAGTGAGTGGCAGACAGGCATTGTGGCAGGCAAGTATAGTGACGGGCCGGCATGCCTGTACttggcggcagcgacgaggccTTGTAATTACTGGCAGCAGCGCAGGCCTTTCCCCCAAATGCATTGGCGCGCCAGGCCTGAAACAGACTGCCGCACCGCCTGCCAGGCCTTGTGCTGCCAGCGGATGAT of the Drechmeria coniospora strain ARSEF 6962 chromosome 01, whole genome shotgun sequence genome contains:
- a CDS encoding Membrane protein,Tapt1/CMV receptor; the protein is MEESAMDAELDNAREHEHKGTGGDGAADAVMAAAANPIISNQQPPSLTSTMDPSSTPAPYPHGDAAESSHLDMRHGHSRHRSQSRGRSTSPAASGPNNGQMPDNGQISNHRSQQLQHQQHQPPPPPPPRLSGSRCIKKTQSQDSVHKLSAAEMQELMNSPESLPIAPAPPHRASVDQDLAWRSSLPRDAFRHYSPLPLADSAFNGFLHASSPHPESRGRGRWESMDTRHRSLHSPSPRTLSTPPTSRIQSVDASPYSALSDVYSFLSHPPGRPPPLNLNSDGTGTYNIFDHPSYSPASKTGPAAVHGAMAPPTAKPASSPRPPSPMPSMIPLPPMSLPTHLQLELAAQRPSPLYVHQSYFSDMPYESNAIKFERLKNVLLMPPYLERTLYFGALACLDAWLYTFTILPIRFVIALAVLVKWWADAAGKKLIRLLAFFWNGGRRLWRRGRRDRGLLLTDVSAAVGSEPERPRSRGRSVASEPVVENGTPSAARERLQNPRSDLRIDAKAEQPRMALGSRDPGPKTGTFRQRRARSTPSTLSAFHKADLLQGAVIACSSLALMTLDASRMYHFIRAQSAIKLYVIYNILEVGDRLLSALGQDILECLFSTETLSRNAMGRSKVLLPLGMFMLALSYNCLHSISLYYQVITLNVAVNSYSNALLTLLLSNQFVEIKSTVFKRFEKDNLFQLTCADIVERFHLWIMLLIIGMRNIVEVGGLSVPGAGSDSVLEDISGSTPNRSSSVLPPSFTFLPSWIMSGEVLSPFLIVIGSEMLVDTIKHAYVTKFNNIKPAFYSRTLDILCKDYYTNAFVAPSLTRRLGLAVIPLSCLFIRASIQTYHMFLSTHIPMPAPPSTQTSLSEESATPTSPAMMAALNRFDTLLRTSLGRATFGYPYGSPLNSRRWYSWTSDDVIAALTMVVVFFIAFLVLLMLKLLLGMVLLKYARNRYSAMKQKEALIARGLAEPESYDAQGSRVGGRADVEVGEDKRRWINVDKTEGLTRNKDAGGKGEYQGVWRYEMVAKRIW